One Pullulanibacillus sp. KACC 23026 DNA segment encodes these proteins:
- a CDS encoding VanZ family protein gives MKAEVSFVRMDLSPNGIFVKHRIKRFCSVLFLTYLLTVIYLTLFTFNYYVYGKSVNLVMFDSIRLMLRSHSPMLILKNILGNVLLFFPYGFFLPLFFKRFRSFSQLLGIGFLSSLLIESCQYEFAQRIFDVDDLMLNTVGAILGWIVFKIVKWVSVKF, from the coding sequence GTGAAAGCAGAGGTGAGCTTCGTGAGAATGGACTTAAGCCCAAACGGAATATTTGTCAAACATCGCATCAAGCGCTTTTGTTCGGTCCTTTTTCTGACCTACCTGCTCACCGTGATTTACCTAACCTTGTTCACCTTTAATTATTATGTCTATGGAAAATCGGTCAATTTGGTCATGTTCGACAGCATAAGATTGATGCTTCGCAGTCATAGCCCTATGCTCATTCTCAAAAATATATTAGGGAATGTTTTGTTGTTTTTTCCATATGGGTTCTTTCTTCCGTTGTTCTTTAAACGGTTTCGTTCTTTCAGCCAGCTACTGGGCATCGGTTTCTTATCGAGTCTTCTTATAGAAAGCTGTCAATACGAATTTGCCCAACGAATATTTGATGTGGATGATCTTATGCTTAACACGGTTGGAGCGATTCTAGGTTGGATCGTTTTTAAAATTGTAAAATGGGTATCAGTTAAATTCTAA
- a CDS encoding OsmC family protein, which yields MELKFNGTAYEMETNFGELAISADDTKGFRPFQLMVASIAGCSGTVMKKIFTKKRLDINDITIKADVTRNPEKADRIEAIHMTFVVKSNDLTDNAMEKIIELTRKNCSMVQSVQDSIAITESFEIVKDEC from the coding sequence ATGGAACTAAAATTTAATGGAACGGCCTATGAAATGGAAACTAACTTTGGAGAACTGGCCATTTCAGCAGATGATACAAAAGGCTTTCGTCCTTTTCAATTAATGGTCGCTTCGATTGCAGGCTGCAGCGGGACCGTTATGAAGAAAATATTCACCAAGAAACGTCTGGACATAAATGATATTACGATTAAGGCAGATGTTACTCGTAATCCTGAGAAAGCAGATCGAATTGAGGCCATTCATATGACATTTGTGGTCAAATCAAATGATCTTACAGACAACGCCATGGAGAAAATAATTGAACTCACACGTAAGAACTGTTCGATGGTCCAATCGGTTCAGGACAGCATCGCCATTACCGAATCATTCGAGATTGTAAAAGATGAATGCTAA
- a CDS encoding YfkD family protein has product MPKKQEPKQQQIEDKQGESEGTGEIEVPSSVVDISKQNTYPNPAQNEPELKPSPLAEELIKTSNVEIENPTLIRMLNESEINTSKLSIGYHARIYLGNWALKYESGKTSVNWEYKQVNKNVLDNRGNSSVTKLTYNQEKKEKVTGGLTAKIADEGEVQKLMIMKAAEKTSLPLGFSTYVGRGTKIDRVYNVEPKKLGYLNGFVPAVNEKGKVTFGEVYLVLKGGKKSIEVKNITQQGIGAWIPIQDHISLRYYVTK; this is encoded by the coding sequence ATGCCGAAAAAGCAAGAACCTAAGCAACAGCAAATAGAGGATAAGCAGGGTGAATCAGAAGGAACAGGTGAGATTGAAGTTCCTAGTTCAGTGGTTGATATATCCAAACAAAATACTTATCCAAATCCGGCACAAAATGAACCTGAATTAAAGCCTAGCCCGCTTGCAGAAGAATTAATCAAAACATCGAATGTTGAGATTGAGAACCCAACATTAATTCGTATGCTAAACGAATCAGAAATTAATACCTCGAAGCTGTCCATTGGGTACCACGCCCGAATTTATTTAGGAAACTGGGCTCTTAAGTATGAATCAGGCAAGACTTCTGTGAATTGGGAGTACAAACAAGTTAATAAAAATGTTTTAGATAACCGAGGAAATTCATCCGTTACAAAGCTTACTTATAATCAAGAGAAGAAGGAAAAAGTGACAGGCGGACTGACGGCAAAGATTGCCGACGAGGGTGAAGTGCAGAAGCTTATGATTATGAAGGCTGCAGAAAAAACCTCTTTACCTCTAGGTTTCTCGACTTATGTTGGAAGAGGAACGAAGATTGATCGTGTTTATAACGTAGAGCCTAAAAAGTTAGGCTACTTAAATGGATTTGTTCCGGCTGTGAATGAAAAGGGCAAGGTAACTTTTGGCGAAGTTTATCTTGTTTTAAAAGGCGGAAAGAAAAGCATTGAAGTTAAAAACATCACCCAGCAAGGAATTGGTGCCTGGATTCCTATTCAAGATCATATTTCCCTTCGCTATTATGTCACCAAATAA
- a CDS encoding YihY/virulence factor BrkB family protein — MGKRHLWLVFIKKLIKRLNQDRVTDFSSQLAYTFLFSLFPFLIFIFSLLPYLGLNPDSVMSFLKDFAPPELVSIIKNNIYHILKRNGGLLSFGVVATLWPMASAVMTIRHVFNVAYGVKETRSFIMMWLMVFLFTIGLLAVIFVALFLSVFGPMVGHFLFDSLGISLKFLHFWTLFHYIVTFMMIFIVFCSLYFVSPSKALSPKEVWIGAVIAALCWQVTSFLFSLYVDKFFHYSSTYGTLASVIVIMTWFYITGFILILGGEINVVLYQLRQERNQQRESV; from the coding sequence ATGGGGAAACGACATCTCTGGTTGGTTTTTATAAAAAAATTAATAAAAAGACTGAATCAGGATCGTGTGACAGATTTTTCATCACAGCTAGCCTATACTTTTTTATTCTCTCTTTTTCCTTTTCTTATTTTTATTTTTTCTCTACTTCCTTACCTTGGTTTAAATCCTGACAGTGTCATGAGCTTTCTTAAAGACTTTGCACCTCCAGAGTTAGTTTCAATTATAAAAAATAATATTTATCATATTTTGAAACGAAATGGAGGTCTTTTATCTTTTGGTGTAGTTGCCACTTTATGGCCTATGGCATCTGCCGTCATGACGATACGCCATGTTTTTAACGTCGCATATGGGGTTAAAGAGACACGTTCGTTTATTATGATGTGGCTAATGGTATTTCTTTTTACTATTGGATTGTTAGCAGTCATTTTTGTAGCCTTATTTTTGAGTGTGTTCGGTCCAATGGTGGGTCATTTTCTTTTTGATTCACTTGGTATTTCCTTAAAGTTTCTTCATTTCTGGACTCTTTTTCACTATATCGTTACTTTTATGATGATATTCATCGTCTTTTGCAGTTTGTATTTTGTATCTCCCAGTAAAGCACTTAGCCCAAAAGAGGTTTGGATTGGGGCCGTAATCGCCGCTCTTTGTTGGCAGGTGACCTCATTCTTATTTTCCTTGTATGTGGATAAATTCTTCCATTATTCATCCACTTATGGGACGTTAGCCAGTGTCATTGTTATTATGACTTGGTTTTATATAACTGGATTTATTCTCATCTTGGGCGGTGAGATTAATGTGGTGCTTTATCAGTTGCGGCAAGAGAGAAATCAGCAAAGGGAATCCGTTTAA
- the pdaA gene encoding delta-lactam-biosynthetic de-N-acetylase, with the protein MRHHAIRWLTPFLTLAFLFFFAASSTQAKDWYFKPSQNNEPSTTEKEYTDLLDKYGGVWIGDTSKKIVYLTFDNGYEKGYTAEILDVLKEKHVPAAFFITGHYIESAPDLVKRMVNEGHIVGNHSWGHPDLSKISDEDYKEELTKLADAYTKLTGRHDMIYLRPPQGTFSERSLKLGEEMGYTSVFWSFAYVDWIDHKKGADYAYKSIMRRIHPGAIILLHTVSKDNADVMPRLIDDLRKQGYEFGSLDDLMLSQHMPSVLD; encoded by the coding sequence ATGCGCCATCATGCAATCCGTTGGTTGACACCGTTTTTGACTTTGGCTTTTCTTTTTTTCTTTGCTGCATCATCCACACAGGCAAAGGATTGGTATTTTAAGCCGAGTCAGAATAATGAACCTTCAACAACGGAAAAGGAATATACGGACCTTTTAGATAAGTATGGGGGCGTATGGATTGGGGACACGTCTAAGAAAATTGTCTATTTGACCTTCGATAACGGCTATGAAAAAGGATACACAGCTGAAATCTTAGATGTTTTAAAAGAAAAGCATGTCCCCGCAGCCTTTTTTATAACAGGCCATTACATTGAATCTGCTCCTGATCTGGTGAAACGGATGGTGAATGAAGGCCATATTGTCGGCAATCACTCATGGGGTCATCCAGATCTCTCGAAAATAAGTGACGAGGATTATAAAGAGGAGCTAACGAAGCTCGCGGATGCTTATACAAAATTAACCGGACGTCACGATATGATTTACCTTCGTCCACCGCAGGGAACTTTCAGTGAGCGTTCCTTAAAACTAGGCGAGGAGATGGGTTATACCAGCGTTTTCTGGTCCTTCGCTTATGTGGATTGGATTGATCACAAAAAGGGTGCGGATTATGCCTATAAAAGCATTATGAGACGAATCCATCCTGGCGCGATTATCTTGCTTCACACGGTCTCAAAAGACAACGCGGACGTCATGCCGCGCTTAATTGATGATTTGCGAAAGCAAGGGTATGAATTCGGAAGTCTGGATGATTTAATGCTGAGTCAGCATATGCCAAGTGTGTTGGACTAA
- a CDS encoding ABC transporter permease: protein MTHETVSLSNPIEREKEEWKKRQTKQRYLQTLTISSPILLLLLWELLSRTSVIDPRFFPPPSLIIVAFFNMLLHGQLSSQIAISLYRILGGFLLGVIPAILLGLLMGMYAPVRYAFQPLIMALMPIPTLALMPLILIIFGINDFAKMITIAGSVFFPVVINTAAGVSNIEPIYVDVAKNYGARSRDFFFRIALPGALPVMMEGIQMGQAIALLTIVAAEMIGANSGIGYIIWMEYKAFLLKEMYVGLILISFFGYFFSILLRWLTRKLIPWRS, encoded by the coding sequence ATGACACATGAAACAGTATCTTTGAGCAATCCAATTGAAAGAGAAAAGGAAGAATGGAAGAAGCGACAGACTAAACAAAGGTATCTCCAAACACTTACAATTAGTTCGCCTATCTTGCTATTGCTTTTATGGGAGCTGTTGTCTCGAACGTCGGTGATTGATCCAAGGTTCTTTCCACCGCCTTCTTTGATCATCGTCGCTTTTTTTAATATGCTCCTTCATGGTCAGTTGTCTTCACAAATTGCTATTAGTCTTTACCGGATACTCGGGGGCTTTTTGCTGGGTGTCATTCCAGCCATTTTATTGGGGCTTTTAATGGGCATGTATGCACCGGTTCGATATGCCTTTCAGCCGCTTATCATGGCATTAATGCCAATCCCAACACTCGCTTTGATGCCTCTTATACTCATTATTTTTGGGATAAATGACTTTGCCAAAATGATTACAATTGCAGGCAGTGTGTTCTTCCCAGTTGTCATTAATACAGCAGCGGGTGTTTCTAATATAGAGCCGATTTATGTGGATGTGGCCAAAAATTATGGTGCCAGGTCCAGAGACTTTTTCTTTAGAATTGCTCTTCCTGGAGCACTGCCTGTCATGATGGAAGGCATTCAGATGGGGCAGGCCATTGCCCTCCTTACTATTGTGGCAGCTGAAATGATTGGTGCCAATTCAGGGATTGGTTACATCATTTGGATGGAATACAAAGCCTTTTTATTAAAAGAAATGTATGTAGGGTTGATTCTCATTTCTTTCTTTGGTTACTTTTTTTCCATTCTGCTCAGGTGGCTCACGAGAAAGCTCATTCCTTGGAGGTCCTAA
- a CDS encoding FMN-binding glutamate synthase family protein produces MLMGMSILGIVLTLIILLPIAFLVFLYFYDEKQTQHAVLRNFPLLGHMRYLLEKIGPELRQYLFDSDSEGKPFSRENYQDIIMPAKYQTTMMGFGSKRDFDKAGYYIRNAMFPKQRDELRVDNTVLLHGKRYKIDRDKLFNRREHLEENTVKPWLLTDEDQIIIGPDCREPFAVKGLVGMSAMSYGALGNRAITALSTGLGMAGGTWMNTGEGGLSPYHLKGNVDIIMQIGPGLFGVRTKEGTMDWEELKRKSGLKQIKAIEIKLAQGAKARGGHLDGRKVTPEIAEIRGLEPYKTVDSPNRFNEFSDVPSLMAYIEQIKEVSGLPVGMKMVVGQPSDIEELAAYMKEHQTGPDFITVDGGEGGTGATYQELADSVGLPIKTAIQLVHRTLIKYGVRDRVKLIASGKLFTPDRIAVVLGMGADLVNLARPFMITVGCIMALRCHTNTCPVGVATTDPKLQRALDIEEKSQRVMNYVIALREGLFTTAAAAGLASPVELSEDHVAYIDDQSRHFTLSELYETRKLSS; encoded by the coding sequence ATGCTGATGGGTATGTCCATTTTGGGGATTGTTTTAACTTTAATTATTCTTTTGCCAATTGCTTTCTTAGTTTTCCTCTATTTTTACGATGAAAAGCAAACACAGCATGCTGTCTTAAGAAATTTTCCACTATTAGGTCATATGCGTTATTTGCTTGAGAAAATTGGGCCAGAGCTCCGTCAATATCTTTTTGATTCGGATTCTGAAGGGAAACCTTTTTCAAGAGAAAATTACCAGGATATTATCATGCCAGCTAAGTATCAAACCACTATGATGGGATTTGGTTCCAAACGGGACTTTGATAAAGCGGGCTACTACATAAGAAATGCGATGTTTCCAAAACAACGTGATGAACTAAGAGTGGATAATACCGTCCTATTGCATGGGAAGCGATACAAAATTGATAGGGATAAGCTTTTCAACCGACGAGAACATTTGGAAGAAAACACTGTGAAACCTTGGCTCTTGACTGACGAGGATCAGATCATTATTGGACCAGATTGCCGCGAGCCATTTGCTGTAAAAGGGTTGGTAGGTATGTCGGCTATGAGTTATGGCGCTCTTGGTAATCGAGCTATTACCGCTCTTTCGACAGGACTCGGAATGGCTGGGGGAACCTGGATGAATACAGGGGAAGGCGGTCTTTCCCCTTACCATCTTAAAGGTAATGTGGATATCATCATGCAGATTGGTCCAGGTTTATTTGGAGTTCGAACTAAGGAAGGGACGATGGATTGGGAAGAGCTAAAACGGAAATCAGGATTGAAACAGATAAAGGCGATTGAAATAAAATTGGCTCAAGGGGCGAAGGCAAGAGGTGGTCATTTGGATGGAAGAAAAGTCACACCGGAAATTGCTGAAATCCGCGGTCTTGAACCTTATAAAACAGTCGACAGTCCCAATCGTTTTAATGAATTTTCAGATGTCCCATCGCTCATGGCTTATATCGAACAAATCAAGGAAGTTTCAGGTCTTCCGGTTGGGATGAAAATGGTTGTGGGCCAACCTTCTGATATCGAAGAGCTGGCGGCCTATATGAAAGAGCATCAAACTGGACCAGATTTCATAACTGTTGACGGAGGTGAAGGTGGAACAGGGGCGACTTATCAGGAATTAGCCGACAGCGTTGGTTTGCCGATAAAAACAGCCATTCAGCTTGTCCACAGAACCTTAATCAAATACGGCGTTCGAGACCGAGTAAAACTCATAGCGTCAGGAAAGCTTTTCACGCCAGACCGAATTGCCGTTGTCCTTGGTATGGGGGCAGATCTTGTTAATCTAGCCCGTCCATTTATGATCACCGTTGGTTGCATCATGGCGCTTCGCTGTCATACCAACACTTGTCCGGTAGGGGTTGCGACAACGGATCCTAAGCTGCAGCGCGCCTTAGATATTGAGGAAAAATCTCAGCGGGTCATGAATTATGTCATCGCTTTAAGAGAGGGACTCTTCACAACCGCCGCAGCGGCAGGGCTTGCTTCACCTGTTGAACTTAGTGAAGACCACGTTGCCTACATCGACGACCAAAGTCGTCATTTCACATTGTCCGAACTCTATGAAACTCGCAAACTATCTTCCTGA